The Hymenobacter sp. DG01 genome has a segment encoding these proteins:
- a CDS encoding formimidoylglutamase, translating into MNLAIFFDPLTEELVGPTTAPTTLAAYVSPFLDSFPDWRAADLALIGLDEWRGSAAGAPATHGANNVRRRFYQLQKGTGVVRLVDLGNLRPGLTLEDTYQRLREIIAALLEHNTVPILLGGSHDLDYGQFLAYETLDRAVSFATVDARVDMAELEGACPEDSHLRRMLLHEPTFLFNFAQLAHQQYLVAPDVLAALEKLHFETLRLGAIHADVRQAEPLLRQADFVSVDVAALRWNDAPAYWPANPFGLTNEEAAQLAWYAGHNDTLTSFGIYGYRPDHDPHGLAAATLATMLWYFVEGYYHRRQETDFQSRRFMRYAVGLPGTPAKLVFYKSKRTEKWWLEVESLADSDIKRIVPCSYQDYLRAAQGDLPNRWILTQALLG; encoded by the coding sequence ATGAATCTGGCCATCTTTTTTGATCCGCTTACTGAAGAACTAGTCGGGCCCACCACGGCCCCAACCACGCTGGCTGCCTACGTCTCGCCGTTTCTGGATTCCTTTCCGGACTGGCGGGCCGCTGATCTGGCGCTGATTGGTCTGGACGAGTGGCGGGGAAGCGCGGCGGGTGCCCCTGCTACTCATGGGGCCAATAACGTCCGGCGCCGGTTTTATCAGTTGCAGAAAGGAACCGGGGTGGTGCGGCTGGTTGATTTGGGCAATCTACGGCCGGGCCTAACCCTGGAGGATACCTACCAGCGCCTGCGCGAAATTATTGCGGCCCTACTCGAGCACAACACCGTGCCCATTCTGCTGGGCGGCTCCCACGACCTGGACTACGGGCAGTTTCTGGCTTATGAAACCCTGGACCGGGCCGTGAGCTTTGCCACCGTAGATGCGCGCGTGGACATGGCCGAGCTGGAGGGAGCCTGCCCCGAGGATAGCCACCTGCGGCGCATGCTGCTGCACGAGCCCACGTTCCTGTTCAACTTCGCTCAGCTGGCCCATCAGCAGTATCTGGTAGCCCCCGATGTGTTGGCCGCCTTGGAAAAGCTGCACTTCGAAACCCTGCGCCTGGGGGCTATTCATGCCGATGTGCGCCAGGCCGAGCCCCTGCTGCGCCAAGCCGATTTCGTGAGTGTGGATGTGGCGGCCCTGCGCTGGAACGATGCCCCAGCGTACTGGCCCGCTAACCCCTTCGGGCTTACCAACGAGGAAGCGGCCCAGCTGGCCTGGTATGCCGGCCACAACGACACGCTGACTTCTTTCGGCATCTACGGCTACCGCCCCGACCACGACCCCCACGGGCTGGCGGCCGCTACCCTGGCCACTATGCTCTGGTATTTTGTGGAGGGCTACTACCACCGGCGTCAGGAAACCGATTTCCAGAGCCGCCGTTTTATGCGCTATGCCGTAGGGCTGCCGGGCACTCCAGCCAAACTGGTGTTCTACAAAAGCAAGCGCACCGAGAAATGGTGGCTGGAAGTAGAAAGCCTGGCCGATAGTGACATCAAGCGCATTGTGCCCTGTAGCTACCAGGACTACCTCCGCGCCGCCCAGGGCGACCTGCCCAACCGCTGGATTCTGACGCAGGCGTTGCTGGGCTAA
- a CDS encoding cytochrome b5 domain-containing protein, whose translation MSQAPDPTLPVYTKAQLALRNGQDRDEIWVGYDGLIYDVTRSRLWKRGNHYEHWAGQDLTTELHRDAPHTPNVFDKFAVIGRLV comes from the coding sequence ATGAGCCAAGCCCCAGACCCTACCCTCCCTGTTTACACCAAAGCCCAACTGGCCCTGCGCAATGGGCAGGACCGCGACGAAATTTGGGTGGGGTATGACGGGCTGATTTACGACGTGACCCGCTCCCGCCTCTGGAAACGCGGCAACCACTACGAGCACTGGGCCGGCCAAGATCTCACCACGGAGCTTCACCGCGACGCGCCCCACACGCCTAATGTCTTTGATAAGTTCGCCGTTATCGGGCGCCTGGTCTGA